Proteins from a genomic interval of Leifsonia shinshuensis:
- a CDS encoding alpha/beta fold hydrolase: protein MNTSIASQVKFLQRPEGRISYTVEGSGPLVVAVPGMGDLRSTYRELTGPLLEAGYRVAVTDLRAHGESDTTFREFGDIATARDLIALIDELGGNAVVLGNSMGAAAAAWAAAERPDAIAGLVLYGPLLRDPAMSRLTVAAIHGMYRVLFTGPWGPAVWAGYYRSINKGRTAPWLKEHSADLKRNMKEPGRLRSFRHLTLQLTHSVVEPRMPEVKAPTLAFVGALDPDYRDPAAEADWIESFGAEVVRVPEAGHYPQAQRPDIIVPATLRFLAERRESGWGEKRA from the coding sequence ATGAACACTTCCATCGCTTCGCAGGTCAAGTTCCTGCAGCGCCCCGAGGGACGCATCAGCTACACCGTCGAGGGCTCCGGCCCGCTCGTCGTCGCCGTCCCCGGGATGGGCGACCTCCGCTCCACGTACCGCGAGCTGACCGGCCCGCTCCTGGAGGCCGGCTACCGGGTCGCCGTCACGGACCTGCGTGCGCACGGGGAGTCGGACACGACGTTCCGCGAGTTCGGCGACATCGCCACCGCGCGCGACCTGATCGCGCTGATCGACGAGCTCGGCGGCAACGCCGTCGTCCTCGGCAACTCGATGGGCGCGGCCGCCGCCGCCTGGGCCGCCGCCGAGCGCCCCGACGCGATCGCCGGCCTCGTGCTCTACGGCCCGCTGCTGCGCGACCCGGCGATGAGCCGCTTGACCGTCGCAGCCATCCACGGGATGTACCGCGTGCTGTTCACCGGCCCGTGGGGCCCGGCGGTGTGGGCGGGCTACTACCGCTCGATCAACAAGGGCCGCACCGCCCCGTGGCTGAAGGAGCACTCGGCCGACCTCAAGCGCAACATGAAGGAGCCCGGCCGGCTCCGCTCGTTCCGCCACCTCACCCTCCAGCTCACCCACTCGGTGGTGGAGCCCCGGATGCCCGAAGTGAAGGCCCCGACCCTCGCCTTCGTCGGAGCCCTCGACCCCGACTACCGCGACCCGGCCGCCGAGGCCGACTGGATCGAGTCCTTCGGCGCCGAGGTCGTCCGCGTCCCCGAAGCCGGCCACTACCCGCAGGCCCAGCGGCCGGACATCATCGTCCCGGCGACCTTGCGGTTCCTGGCGGAGCGGCGGGAGAGCGGCTGGGGTGAGAAGCGTGCCTAG
- a CDS encoding WHG domain-containing protein, giving the protein MPRAGLTRPAVAAVALDLVDAGGVNGLDRLTLAAVASRAGVAVPSLYKHVASLDDLRRVVATECVAELTGVLAEATIGRSGSDAIHSAADAVRAYAHRHPGRYAATQVAPDLASEADAELAARAGETIAVLAAALRGFGLPEDSTVDAIRMLRSALHGFITLELGGGFGLPDDLDRSFRLLIDGIEAGIASLAAHAVR; this is encoded by the coding sequence GTGCCTAGGGCCGGCCTCACCCGCCCGGCGGTCGCGGCGGTGGCCCTGGACCTCGTGGACGCCGGAGGCGTGAACGGCCTCGACCGCCTCACCCTCGCGGCCGTCGCCTCCCGGGCGGGCGTCGCGGTGCCGAGCCTCTACAAGCACGTCGCCTCCCTCGACGACCTGCGCCGCGTGGTCGCCACCGAGTGCGTCGCCGAGCTGACGGGTGTGCTCGCCGAGGCGACCATCGGCCGCTCGGGGTCGGATGCCATCCACTCAGCCGCGGACGCCGTCCGCGCCTACGCCCACCGCCACCCCGGCCGGTACGCGGCGACCCAGGTGGCGCCGGACCTCGCCTCCGAGGCGGACGCCGAGCTTGCGGCGCGTGCCGGCGAGACCATCGCCGTCCTGGCGGCGGCGCTGCGCGGCTTCGGCCTCCCCGAGGATTCCACGGTCGACGCCATCCGGATGCTGCGCAGCGCCCTCCACGGCTTCATCACCCTCGAACTCGGCGGCGGCTTCGGCCTCCCCGACGACCTCGACCGCAGTTTCCGCCTCCTGATCGACGGCATCGAGGCGGGGATCGCCTCCCTGGCGGCGCACGCAGTCCGCTAG